The nucleotide sequence TTATTTGAGACAATTCAGTTACAGGCATAATAGGGTCGTTAACAGTTCGAAGAGTTTTTGTAGGCGCAGTCTATCTATCATAGGCATTAGAGACAAGTTATGTTTGGTTATCAAAACTGGATGATTCGCACCAGTAGATAAAATTGGTATACTTCCCCCACAAATTTCCAAGCTATTTGGGCTCTAGGGCTTGCACAGTTCGTTGAACTTTGGATAATGCTCTATTTTTCTATCTACCATGCCAAGATTGAGGGCGACAATGAGTGACGTAACAACGGCCGAGTTTAATGAAGAGGGTAAGTACCTTCGCAAGGTGAGAAGCTTTGTATTAAGAGAAGGTCGCTTAACTAAAGGTCAAGCTACTGCTATTGAGCAGCAATGGTCTGCAATGGGTCTTGATTACTCACCAGAGCCATTAGATCTTGCTAAGATTTTTGGCCGAGAAGCTGACACTGTTTTAGAGATAGGTTTCGGTATGGGTGCATCTTTGGTTGAAATGGCTAAGGCGTCACCAGAGCTTAACTTTATTGGTATCGAAGTTCACAAACCGGGTGTTGGTTCATGTTTAAGTGTTGCTGCTGAAGCTGGAGTCACTAATTTACGTGTATTCCATCATGATGCTATTGAAGTC is from Shewanella sp. MTB7 and encodes:
- the trmB gene encoding tRNA (guanosine(46)-N7)-methyltransferase TrmB, which translates into the protein MSDVTTAEFNEEGKYLRKVRSFVLREGRLTKGQATAIEQQWSAMGLDYSPEPLDLAKIFGREADTVLEIGFGMGASLVEMAKASPELNFIGIEVHKPGVGSCLSVAAEAGVTNLRVFHHDAIEVLEHSIVAGTLARVQLFFPDPWHKARHHKRRIVQPVFVETIRNSLKIGGVFHLATDWENYSEHMLEVMSAAAGYKNLSTTDDVVPRPEHRPLTKFEARGHRLGHGVWDIMFERID